One Xiphias gladius isolate SHS-SW01 ecotype Sanya breed wild chromosome 13, ASM1685928v1, whole genome shotgun sequence genomic window carries:
- the mcf2la gene encoding guanine nucleotide exchange factor DBS isoform X3, whose amino-acid sequence MSASICCGRQPAERKQIHKHTQTNRLDDILQREDGPLCAAEIGSELQKQFAILPGGRGMNGSPVIVFPEFPAFSELEEEEVQNVLGYLTSIPSVAASGVGFILIIDRRLDRWAAVRATLLRIAGSFPGNLHLVLVLRPTTLFQRTLSDFLFKFNKDEFKMKVVMLSSVTELHAYIDPGQLTTELGGTQEYCHDSWISHRTAIEAFALMVKTTAQTLQAFGTELAETELPNDAEATTNLLHTHTLKKDKMKEDLQVALSQGRRLLDCINEPLQADPEYNMTHDEQENLATVQRLLGQLDETETAFDDFWERHHTKLEQCLQLRHFEHHFREVRAQLDVTSERLSGFSEVSVSPAHAEHVLRELSGHEDKACDVVDRALSLACEGDRLIENSHYAEDSIRPKCIELRVVCEEISSTLRSKKNLLLRAMELHHALEKASRWCEDGIFLLASQPVDRCQSQDGAEAALQELERYLDTAPLHTITDRSAICCQYEAVLTTQLRDQVERVFQKQCSVQEMFEKRRISLKKLAAKQTRPVQPVAPRPEVKSPHSSPTQQRKERRYSADNAICKRVESPIHNGSTRHASLSEEEENLAVLRRHVMNELLETERAYVEELLCVLEGYAAEMDNPAMAHLIPSTLLSKKDILFGNMSEIYQFHKRTFLKELEAYTDCPELVGRCFLEQMKDLQIYEAYCQNKPRSESLWRQCSDCAFFQECQKKLDHKLGLDSYLLKPVQRITKYQLLLKELLKYSKGCDGCDDLQEALSSILGILKAVNDSMHLIAITGYEGNLSELGRLLMQGSFSVWTEHKKGHAKVKDLARFKPMQRHLFLHEKALLFCKRREENGEGYEKAPSYSFKHSLSMSAVGITENAKGDNKKFEIWCNSREEVFIVQAPTAEIKTAWVNEIRKVLTQQLKACRDASQQKNFDSVSLSPTSNNTSMSLSPFRSSGQKNQKKQDEKKAEPSPTSEANSSSSPKQKGWSKASLSVDASEENDGYSSGEDPINSDPEDEVGKKLAPGKYTVVADCEKAGPQELSVKSGDVVQLIREGEDGQWFVRNLRSSKEGWVAAANLLSLISESKSSQSLSSSDGSVSGNLSTSSSCSETYTSFSDIKP is encoded by the exons atGACATCCTACAGAGGGAAGACGGTCCTCTGTGTGCGGCGGAAATCGGCTCTGAACTCCAGAAACAGTTTGCTATCCTGCCAG GGGGCCGCGGGATGAACGGTAGCCCCGTCATCGTCTTCCCAGAATTCCCAGCTTTCAgcgagctggaggaggaggaggtccaAAACGTCCTCGGCTACCTCACCAGCATCCCCAG CGTTGCAGCATCGGGAGTGGGTTTCATCCTGATCATCGACAGACGGCTGGACCGATGGGCTGCTGTCAGGGCTACCCTGCTCCGCATCGCA GGCTCGTTTCCAGGGAACTTGCACTTGGTTCTGGTGTTGCGTCCCACTACTTTGTTCCAGCGGACTCTATCAGACTTCCTGTTCAAGTTCAACAAGGATGAGTTCAAAATGAAG GTGGTGATGCTGAGTTCGGTGACTGAGCTCCATGCTTATATCGACCCTGGACAACTGACCACAGAACTGGGAGGCACACAGGAATACTGCCATGACAGCTGGATCTCGCACCGCact GCAATCGAGGCATTCGCCCTCATGGTGAAGACCACGGCTCAGACTCTGCAGGCGTTCGGCACTGAGCTCGCAGAGACAGAGTTACCCAATGATGCCGAGGCCACCACCAacctgctgcacacacacactctgaagaAGGATAAAATGAAG GAGGACCTCCAGGTGGCGCTGTCTCAAGGGAGACGCCTGTTGGACTGTATCAACGAGCCTCTACAGGCAGACCCTGAATACAACATGACCCATGATGAACAGGAGAACTTAGCTACTGTACAGAG ACTCCTGGGTCAGCTGGACGAAACAGAGACAGCGTTCGATGATTTCTGGGAGCGTCACCACACTAAACTGGAACAGTGTTTGCAGCTGCGCCACTTTGAGCACCACTTCCGTGAA gTGCGTGCCCAGCTTGACGTGACATCAGAGAGGCTCTCGGGATTCTCTGAGGTCAGCGTAAGCCCCGCCCACGCTGAGCACGTCCTGCGAGAGCTGAGCGGCCATGAGGACAAGGCCTGT GACGTAGTAGACCGTGCCCTGTCCCTGGCCTGTGAAGGGGACAGGCTGATAGAAAACTCGCACTACGCCGAGGACTCCATCAGGCCAAAGTGCATCGAGCTGAGAGTGGTGTGCGAGGAGATCAGCTCCACTCTGAGGAGCAAGAAGAACCTTCTGCTCAGGGCGATGGAACTGCACCACGCTCTGGAGAAG GCGTCACGGTGGTGTGAGGACGGCATCTTCCTGTTGGCCAGCCAGCCAGTGGACCGCTGTCAGTCTCAGGACggagctgaagcagctctgcAAGAGCTGGAGCGATACCTGGACACGGCCCCGCTACACACCATCACTGACCGCAGCGCCATCTGCTGCCAGTACGAGGCGGTGCTCACTACTCAGCTCAGG GACCAGGTGGAGAGAGTTTTCCAGAAGCAATGCTCTGTCCAGGAGATGTTCGAGAAGAGACGCATCAGCTTGAAGAAACTCGCCGCCAAACAGACCAGACCAGTCCAGCCAGTAGCACCAAGACCTGAAGTGAAGTCTCCACACTCCTCTCCCA ctcagcagagaaaagagagaagatacTCTGCAGATAATGCCATCTGCAAAAGG gtggaGTCTCCCATACATAATGGCAGCACCAGACATGCCTCTCtgtcagaagaagaagaaaacctgGCAGTACTTCGGCG TCATGTGATGAATGAGCTGCTGGAGACGGAGAGAGCGTATGTGGAGGAGCTCCTGTGTGTGCTGGAG GGCTATGCAGCAGAGATGGACAACCCTGCCATGGCTCACCTCATCCCCAGCACCCTGCTCAGCAAGAAGGACATCCTGTTTGGCAACATGTCTGAAATCTACCAGTTTCATAAGAG GACGTTTCTAAAGGAACTGGAAGCGTACACTGACTGCCCAGAACTGGTGGGCCGCTGCTTTTTAGAGCAG ATGAAGGACCTGCAGATCTACGAGGCTTACTGCCAGAATAAACCTCGCTCCGAGAGCCTGTGGAGACAGTGCTCCGACTGTGCCTTCTTCCAG GAGTGCCAGAAGAAGCTGGACCATAAACTTGGTTTGGACTCCTACCTCCTTAAACCTGTCCAGAGAATCACCAAGTACCAGCTACTGCTTAAG GAGTTGTTGAAGTACAGTAAAGGCTGCGATGGCTGTGATGACCTACAGGAAGCTCTCTCCTCTATTCTGGGGATCCTGAAAGCCGTTAATGACTCCATGCACCTCATCGCCATCACGGGATACGAG GGTAACCTGTCAGAGCTGGGTCGTCTGCTGATGCAAGGCTCCTTCAGCGTGTGGACAGAGCACAAAAAGGGTCACGCCAAGGTCAAGGACCTGGCCCGGTTTAAGCCCATGCAGAGGCACCTGTTTTTGCACGAGAAGGCCCTGCTCTTCTgtaagaggagagaggagaacgGGGAGGGCTACGAGAAGGCTCCATCTTACAGCTTCAAACACTCCCTCAGT ATGAGTGCCGTGGGCATAACAGAGAATGCTAAAGGAGACAACAAGAAGTTTGAGATCTGGTGTAACTCCAGAGAAGAAGTTTTTATAGTCCAG GCTCCAACGGCGGAGATTAAAACAGCATGGGTGAATGAGATCCGCAAAGTTCTGACCCAACAGCTCAAAGCCTGCAGAG ATGCCAGTCAGCAGAAGAACTTCGACTCTGTTTCCCTGAGTCCCACCAGCAACAACACCTCCATGTCACTCAG TCCCTTCCGCAGCAGTGGTCAGAAGAACCAGAAGAAGCAAGATGAAAAGAAGGCAGAGCCAAGCCCGACCTCCGAAGccaactcctcttcctcaccgAAACAAAAAG GCTGGAGCAAGGCATCTCTCTCCGTGGATGCCTCAGAGGAGAATGACGGGTACTCCAGCGGCGAGGACCCCATTAACTCTGACCCTGAGGATGAAGTAGGAAAGAAGCTG GCTCCAGGAAAGTACACTGTGGTCGCAGACTGCGAGAAGGCAGGACCTCAGGAACTGTCGGTCAAGAGTGGAGACGTGGTCCAGCTAATCAGAGAAGGAGAGGACGGACAGTG GTTTGTGAGGAACCTTCGCAGCAGCAAGGAGGGTTGGGTGGCAGCGGCAAACCTCCTCAGCCTCATCTCAGAGTCCAAGTCATCCCAGTCACTCAGCAGCTCAG ATGGCAGCGTCTCTGGGAACCTAAGCACTTCTTCCAGCTGCAGTGAGACCTACACCAGCTTTTCTGACATCAAACCCTGA
- the mcf2la gene encoding guanine nucleotide exchange factor DBS isoform X7 produces MSASICCGRQPAERKQIHKHTQTNRLDDILQREDGPLCAAEIGSELQKQFAILPGGRGMNGSPVIVFPEFPAFSELEEEEVQNVLGYLTSIPSVAASGVGFILIIDRRLDRWAAVRATLLRIAGSFPGNLHLVLVLRPTTLFQRTLSDFLFKFNKDEFKMKVVMLSSVTELHAYIDPGQLTTELGGTQEYCHDSWISHRTAIEAFALMVKTTAQTLQAFGTELAETELPNDAEATTNLLHTHTLKKDKMKEDLQVALSQGRRLLDCINEPLQADPEYNMTHDEQENLATVQRLLGQLDETETAFDDFWERHHTKLEQCLQLRHFEHHFREVRAQLDVTSERLSGFSEVSVSPAHAEHVLRELSGHEDKACDVVDRALSLACEGDRLIENSHYAEDSIRPKCIELRVVCEEISSTLRSKKNLLLRAMELHHALEKASRWCEDGIFLLASQPVDRCQSQDGAEAALQELERYLDTAPLHTITDRSAICCQYEAVLTTQLRDQVERVFQKQCSVQEMFEKRRISLKKLAAKQTRPVQPVAPRPEVKSPHSSPTQQRKERRYSADNAICKRVESPIHNGSTRHASLSEEEENLAVLRRHVMNELLETERAYVEELLCVLEGYAAEMDNPAMAHLIPSTLLSKKDILFGNMSEIYQFHKRTFLKELEAYTDCPELVGRCFLEQMKDLQIYEAYCQNKPRSESLWRQCSDCAFFQECQKKLDHKLGLDSYLLKPVQRITKYQLLLKELLKYSKGCDGCDDLQEALSSILGILKAVNDSMHLIAITGYEGNLSELGRLLMQGSFSVWTEHKKGHAKVKDLARFKPMQRHLFLHEKALLFCKRREENGEGYEKAPSYSFKHSLSMSAVGITENAKGDNKKFEIWCNSREEVFIVQAPTAEIKTAWVNEIRKVLTQQLKACRDASQQKNFDSVSLSPTSNNTSMSLSPFRSSGQKNQKKQDEKKAEPSPTSEANSSSSPKQKEPAPHVTLTRVKWMSTSSLLQSKRQGWSKASLSVDASEENDGYSSGEDPINSDPEDEVGKKLAPGKYTVVADCEKAGPQELSVKSGDVVQLIREGEDGQWFVRNLRSSKEGWVAAANLLSLISESKSSQSLSSSDGSVSGNLSTSSSCSETYTSFSDIKP; encoded by the exons atGACATCCTACAGAGGGAAGACGGTCCTCTGTGTGCGGCGGAAATCGGCTCTGAACTCCAGAAACAGTTTGCTATCCTGCCAG GGGGCCGCGGGATGAACGGTAGCCCCGTCATCGTCTTCCCAGAATTCCCAGCTTTCAgcgagctggaggaggaggaggtccaAAACGTCCTCGGCTACCTCACCAGCATCCCCAG CGTTGCAGCATCGGGAGTGGGTTTCATCCTGATCATCGACAGACGGCTGGACCGATGGGCTGCTGTCAGGGCTACCCTGCTCCGCATCGCA GGCTCGTTTCCAGGGAACTTGCACTTGGTTCTGGTGTTGCGTCCCACTACTTTGTTCCAGCGGACTCTATCAGACTTCCTGTTCAAGTTCAACAAGGATGAGTTCAAAATGAAG GTGGTGATGCTGAGTTCGGTGACTGAGCTCCATGCTTATATCGACCCTGGACAACTGACCACAGAACTGGGAGGCACACAGGAATACTGCCATGACAGCTGGATCTCGCACCGCact GCAATCGAGGCATTCGCCCTCATGGTGAAGACCACGGCTCAGACTCTGCAGGCGTTCGGCACTGAGCTCGCAGAGACAGAGTTACCCAATGATGCCGAGGCCACCACCAacctgctgcacacacacactctgaagaAGGATAAAATGAAG GAGGACCTCCAGGTGGCGCTGTCTCAAGGGAGACGCCTGTTGGACTGTATCAACGAGCCTCTACAGGCAGACCCTGAATACAACATGACCCATGATGAACAGGAGAACTTAGCTACTGTACAGAG ACTCCTGGGTCAGCTGGACGAAACAGAGACAGCGTTCGATGATTTCTGGGAGCGTCACCACACTAAACTGGAACAGTGTTTGCAGCTGCGCCACTTTGAGCACCACTTCCGTGAA gTGCGTGCCCAGCTTGACGTGACATCAGAGAGGCTCTCGGGATTCTCTGAGGTCAGCGTAAGCCCCGCCCACGCTGAGCACGTCCTGCGAGAGCTGAGCGGCCATGAGGACAAGGCCTGT GACGTAGTAGACCGTGCCCTGTCCCTGGCCTGTGAAGGGGACAGGCTGATAGAAAACTCGCACTACGCCGAGGACTCCATCAGGCCAAAGTGCATCGAGCTGAGAGTGGTGTGCGAGGAGATCAGCTCCACTCTGAGGAGCAAGAAGAACCTTCTGCTCAGGGCGATGGAACTGCACCACGCTCTGGAGAAG GCGTCACGGTGGTGTGAGGACGGCATCTTCCTGTTGGCCAGCCAGCCAGTGGACCGCTGTCAGTCTCAGGACggagctgaagcagctctgcAAGAGCTGGAGCGATACCTGGACACGGCCCCGCTACACACCATCACTGACCGCAGCGCCATCTGCTGCCAGTACGAGGCGGTGCTCACTACTCAGCTCAGG GACCAGGTGGAGAGAGTTTTCCAGAAGCAATGCTCTGTCCAGGAGATGTTCGAGAAGAGACGCATCAGCTTGAAGAAACTCGCCGCCAAACAGACCAGACCAGTCCAGCCAGTAGCACCAAGACCTGAAGTGAAGTCTCCACACTCCTCTCCCA ctcagcagagaaaagagagaagatacTCTGCAGATAATGCCATCTGCAAAAGG gtggaGTCTCCCATACATAATGGCAGCACCAGACATGCCTCTCtgtcagaagaagaagaaaacctgGCAGTACTTCGGCG TCATGTGATGAATGAGCTGCTGGAGACGGAGAGAGCGTATGTGGAGGAGCTCCTGTGTGTGCTGGAG GGCTATGCAGCAGAGATGGACAACCCTGCCATGGCTCACCTCATCCCCAGCACCCTGCTCAGCAAGAAGGACATCCTGTTTGGCAACATGTCTGAAATCTACCAGTTTCATAAGAG GACGTTTCTAAAGGAACTGGAAGCGTACACTGACTGCCCAGAACTGGTGGGCCGCTGCTTTTTAGAGCAG ATGAAGGACCTGCAGATCTACGAGGCTTACTGCCAGAATAAACCTCGCTCCGAGAGCCTGTGGAGACAGTGCTCCGACTGTGCCTTCTTCCAG GAGTGCCAGAAGAAGCTGGACCATAAACTTGGTTTGGACTCCTACCTCCTTAAACCTGTCCAGAGAATCACCAAGTACCAGCTACTGCTTAAG GAGTTGTTGAAGTACAGTAAAGGCTGCGATGGCTGTGATGACCTACAGGAAGCTCTCTCCTCTATTCTGGGGATCCTGAAAGCCGTTAATGACTCCATGCACCTCATCGCCATCACGGGATACGAG GGTAACCTGTCAGAGCTGGGTCGTCTGCTGATGCAAGGCTCCTTCAGCGTGTGGACAGAGCACAAAAAGGGTCACGCCAAGGTCAAGGACCTGGCCCGGTTTAAGCCCATGCAGAGGCACCTGTTTTTGCACGAGAAGGCCCTGCTCTTCTgtaagaggagagaggagaacgGGGAGGGCTACGAGAAGGCTCCATCTTACAGCTTCAAACACTCCCTCAGT ATGAGTGCCGTGGGCATAACAGAGAATGCTAAAGGAGACAACAAGAAGTTTGAGATCTGGTGTAACTCCAGAGAAGAAGTTTTTATAGTCCAG GCTCCAACGGCGGAGATTAAAACAGCATGGGTGAATGAGATCCGCAAAGTTCTGACCCAACAGCTCAAAGCCTGCAGAG ATGCCAGTCAGCAGAAGAACTTCGACTCTGTTTCCCTGAGTCCCACCAGCAACAACACCTCCATGTCACTCAG TCCCTTCCGCAGCAGTGGTCAGAAGAACCAGAAGAAGCAAGATGAAAAGAAGGCAGAGCCAAGCCCGACCTCCGAAGccaactcctcttcctcaccgAAACAAAAAG AGCCGGCTCCCCATGTCACTCTGACCAGAGTCAAGTGGATGAGTACCTCTAGTCTGTTACAGAGCAAGCGGCAAG GCTGGAGCAAGGCATCTCTCTCCGTGGATGCCTCAGAGGAGAATGACGGGTACTCCAGCGGCGAGGACCCCATTAACTCTGACCCTGAGGATGAAGTAGGAAAGAAGCTG GCTCCAGGAAAGTACACTGTGGTCGCAGACTGCGAGAAGGCAGGACCTCAGGAACTGTCGGTCAAGAGTGGAGACGTGGTCCAGCTAATCAGAGAAGGAGAGGACGGACAGTG GTTTGTGAGGAACCTTCGCAGCAGCAAGGAGGGTTGGGTGGCAGCGGCAAACCTCCTCAGCCTCATCTCAGAGTCCAAGTCATCCCAGTCACTCAGCAGCTCAG ATGGCAGCGTCTCTGGGAACCTAAGCACTTCTTCCAGCTGCAGTGAGACCTACACCAGCTTTTCTGACATCAAACCCTGA
- the mcf2la gene encoding guanine nucleotide exchange factor DBS isoform X4, with protein sequence MMTDDILQREDGPLCAAEIGSELQKQFAILPGGRGMNGSPVIVFPEFPAFSELEEEEVQNVLGYLTSIPSVAASGVGFILIIDRRLDRWAAVRATLLRIAGSFPGNLHLVLVLRPTTLFQRTLSDFLFKFNKDEFKMKVVMLSSVTELHAYIDPGQLTTELGGTQEYCHDSWISHRTAIEAFALMVKTTAQTLQAFGTELAETELPNDAEATTNLLHTHTLKKDKMKEDLQVALSQGRRLLDCINEPLQADPEYNMTHDEQENLATVQRLLGQLDETETAFDDFWERHHTKLEQCLQLRHFEHHFREVRAQLDVTSERLSGFSEVSVSPAHAEHVLRELSGHEDKACDVVDRALSLACEGDRLIENSHYAEDSIRPKCIELRVVCEEISSTLRSKKNLLLRAMELHHALEKASRWCEDGIFLLASQPVDRCQSQDGAEAALQELERYLDTAPLHTITDRSAICCQYEAVLTTQLRDQVERVFQKQCSVQEMFEKRRISLKKLAAKQTRPVQPVAPRPEVKSPHSSPTQQRKERRYSADNAICKRVESPIHNGSTRHASLSEEEENLAVLRRHVMNELLETERAYVEELLCVLEGYAAEMDNPAMAHLIPSTLLSKKDILFGNMSEIYQFHKRTFLKELEAYTDCPELVGRCFLEQMKDLQIYEAYCQNKPRSESLWRQCSDCAFFQECQKKLDHKLGLDSYLLKPVQRITKYQLLLKELLKYSKGCDGCDDLQEALSSILGILKAVNDSMHLIAITGYEGNLSELGRLLMQGSFSVWTEHKKGHAKVKDLARFKPMQRHLFLHEKALLFCKRREENGEGYEKAPSYSFKHSLSMSAVGITENAKGDNKKFEIWCNSREEVFIVQAPTAEIKTAWVNEIRKVLTQQLKACRDASQQKNFDSVSLSPTSNNTSMSLSPFRSSGQKNQKKQDEKKAEPSPTSEANSSSSPKQKGWSKASLSVDASEENDGYSSGEDPINSDPEDEVGKKLAPGKYTVVADCEKAGPQELSVKSGDVVQLIREGEDGQWFVRNLRSSKEGWVAAANLLSLISESKSSQSLSSSAPPRHVTVATSLQAGLTRAQTCSTCLHHQPKRNILFT encoded by the exons atGACATCCTACAGAGGGAAGACGGTCCTCTGTGTGCGGCGGAAATCGGCTCTGAACTCCAGAAACAGTTTGCTATCCTGCCAG GGGGCCGCGGGATGAACGGTAGCCCCGTCATCGTCTTCCCAGAATTCCCAGCTTTCAgcgagctggaggaggaggaggtccaAAACGTCCTCGGCTACCTCACCAGCATCCCCAG CGTTGCAGCATCGGGAGTGGGTTTCATCCTGATCATCGACAGACGGCTGGACCGATGGGCTGCTGTCAGGGCTACCCTGCTCCGCATCGCA GGCTCGTTTCCAGGGAACTTGCACTTGGTTCTGGTGTTGCGTCCCACTACTTTGTTCCAGCGGACTCTATCAGACTTCCTGTTCAAGTTCAACAAGGATGAGTTCAAAATGAAG GTGGTGATGCTGAGTTCGGTGACTGAGCTCCATGCTTATATCGACCCTGGACAACTGACCACAGAACTGGGAGGCACACAGGAATACTGCCATGACAGCTGGATCTCGCACCGCact GCAATCGAGGCATTCGCCCTCATGGTGAAGACCACGGCTCAGACTCTGCAGGCGTTCGGCACTGAGCTCGCAGAGACAGAGTTACCCAATGATGCCGAGGCCACCACCAacctgctgcacacacacactctgaagaAGGATAAAATGAAG GAGGACCTCCAGGTGGCGCTGTCTCAAGGGAGACGCCTGTTGGACTGTATCAACGAGCCTCTACAGGCAGACCCTGAATACAACATGACCCATGATGAACAGGAGAACTTAGCTACTGTACAGAG ACTCCTGGGTCAGCTGGACGAAACAGAGACAGCGTTCGATGATTTCTGGGAGCGTCACCACACTAAACTGGAACAGTGTTTGCAGCTGCGCCACTTTGAGCACCACTTCCGTGAA gTGCGTGCCCAGCTTGACGTGACATCAGAGAGGCTCTCGGGATTCTCTGAGGTCAGCGTAAGCCCCGCCCACGCTGAGCACGTCCTGCGAGAGCTGAGCGGCCATGAGGACAAGGCCTGT GACGTAGTAGACCGTGCCCTGTCCCTGGCCTGTGAAGGGGACAGGCTGATAGAAAACTCGCACTACGCCGAGGACTCCATCAGGCCAAAGTGCATCGAGCTGAGAGTGGTGTGCGAGGAGATCAGCTCCACTCTGAGGAGCAAGAAGAACCTTCTGCTCAGGGCGATGGAACTGCACCACGCTCTGGAGAAG GCGTCACGGTGGTGTGAGGACGGCATCTTCCTGTTGGCCAGCCAGCCAGTGGACCGCTGTCAGTCTCAGGACggagctgaagcagctctgcAAGAGCTGGAGCGATACCTGGACACGGCCCCGCTACACACCATCACTGACCGCAGCGCCATCTGCTGCCAGTACGAGGCGGTGCTCACTACTCAGCTCAGG GACCAGGTGGAGAGAGTTTTCCAGAAGCAATGCTCTGTCCAGGAGATGTTCGAGAAGAGACGCATCAGCTTGAAGAAACTCGCCGCCAAACAGACCAGACCAGTCCAGCCAGTAGCACCAAGACCTGAAGTGAAGTCTCCACACTCCTCTCCCA ctcagcagagaaaagagagaagatacTCTGCAGATAATGCCATCTGCAAAAGG gtggaGTCTCCCATACATAATGGCAGCACCAGACATGCCTCTCtgtcagaagaagaagaaaacctgGCAGTACTTCGGCG TCATGTGATGAATGAGCTGCTGGAGACGGAGAGAGCGTATGTGGAGGAGCTCCTGTGTGTGCTGGAG GGCTATGCAGCAGAGATGGACAACCCTGCCATGGCTCACCTCATCCCCAGCACCCTGCTCAGCAAGAAGGACATCCTGTTTGGCAACATGTCTGAAATCTACCAGTTTCATAAGAG GACGTTTCTAAAGGAACTGGAAGCGTACACTGACTGCCCAGAACTGGTGGGCCGCTGCTTTTTAGAGCAG ATGAAGGACCTGCAGATCTACGAGGCTTACTGCCAGAATAAACCTCGCTCCGAGAGCCTGTGGAGACAGTGCTCCGACTGTGCCTTCTTCCAG GAGTGCCAGAAGAAGCTGGACCATAAACTTGGTTTGGACTCCTACCTCCTTAAACCTGTCCAGAGAATCACCAAGTACCAGCTACTGCTTAAG GAGTTGTTGAAGTACAGTAAAGGCTGCGATGGCTGTGATGACCTACAGGAAGCTCTCTCCTCTATTCTGGGGATCCTGAAAGCCGTTAATGACTCCATGCACCTCATCGCCATCACGGGATACGAG GGTAACCTGTCAGAGCTGGGTCGTCTGCTGATGCAAGGCTCCTTCAGCGTGTGGACAGAGCACAAAAAGGGTCACGCCAAGGTCAAGGACCTGGCCCGGTTTAAGCCCATGCAGAGGCACCTGTTTTTGCACGAGAAGGCCCTGCTCTTCTgtaagaggagagaggagaacgGGGAGGGCTACGAGAAGGCTCCATCTTACAGCTTCAAACACTCCCTCAGT ATGAGTGCCGTGGGCATAACAGAGAATGCTAAAGGAGACAACAAGAAGTTTGAGATCTGGTGTAACTCCAGAGAAGAAGTTTTTATAGTCCAG GCTCCAACGGCGGAGATTAAAACAGCATGGGTGAATGAGATCCGCAAAGTTCTGACCCAACAGCTCAAAGCCTGCAGAG ATGCCAGTCAGCAGAAGAACTTCGACTCTGTTTCCCTGAGTCCCACCAGCAACAACACCTCCATGTCACTCAG TCCCTTCCGCAGCAGTGGTCAGAAGAACCAGAAGAAGCAAGATGAAAAGAAGGCAGAGCCAAGCCCGACCTCCGAAGccaactcctcttcctcaccgAAACAAAAAG GCTGGAGCAAGGCATCTCTCTCCGTGGATGCCTCAGAGGAGAATGACGGGTACTCCAGCGGCGAGGACCCCATTAACTCTGACCCTGAGGATGAAGTAGGAAAGAAGCTG GCTCCAGGAAAGTACACTGTGGTCGCAGACTGCGAGAAGGCAGGACCTCAGGAACTGTCGGTCAAGAGTGGAGACGTGGTCCAGCTAATCAGAGAAGGAGAGGACGGACAGTG GTTTGTGAGGAACCTTCGCAGCAGCAAGGAGGGTTGGGTGGCAGCGGCAAACCTCCTCAGCCTCATCTCAGAGTCCAAGTCATCCCAGTCACTCAGCAGCTCAG CCCCACCGAGGCATGTGACAGTAGCCACTTCTCTACAGGCAGGGCTAACCAGGGCCCAGACCTGCTCAACGTGTTTGCACCACCAGCCCAAGAGGAATATTTTGTTTACCTGA